From Amycolatopsis sp. cg9, one genomic window encodes:
- a CDS encoding DinB family protein, which translates to MGSFEVPLDGERVQLEAFLEEHRGAIEAALDGLTEEQARRRLVPSATTLLGLLKHVTWMQRVWFEECVGGTSRGELGLVPGPDDSFRLDDGDTIASVTAAHRQACATAREAVADLSLDAVVTGHRTGPRTLRWVYLQVLRELAQHGGHADILREQLLAPGAG; encoded by the coding sequence GTGGGTTCGTTCGAAGTACCGCTCGACGGCGAGCGCGTCCAGCTCGAGGCGTTCCTCGAGGAGCACCGCGGCGCCATCGAAGCCGCCCTCGACGGCCTGACCGAGGAACAGGCCCGCCGCCGCCTCGTCCCGTCCGCGACGACGCTGCTCGGGCTGCTCAAGCACGTGACGTGGATGCAGCGCGTGTGGTTCGAGGAGTGCGTCGGCGGCACGTCCCGCGGGGAGCTCGGCCTGGTCCCGGGCCCGGACGACTCCTTCCGGCTCGACGACGGCGACACCATCGCCTCGGTGACCGCGGCCCACCGGCAAGCCTGCGCCACCGCGCGGGAGGCGGTCGCGGACCTGTCGCTGGACGCGGTGGTGACCGGCCACCGGACCGGGCCGCGCACGCTGCGCTGGGTGTACCTGCAGGTGCTCCGCGAACTGGCCCAGCACGGCGGCCACGCCGACATCCTGCGCGAGCAGCTCCTGGCGCCCGGCGCGGGCTGA
- a CDS encoding amino acid transporter, whose translation MGVSPDLTIPAKVDSPVPPKPPASGVARWLLEHRVAPVGRAGGEDHGTPQAWWKVMCLTGVDYFSTLSYLPGIAALAAGALSPLATLLIVALTLLGMLPMYRRVARESPHGQGSVAMLENLLPFWRGKVFVLTLLGFVATSWIITITLSSADATVHLLENPYLPGFLHGHAVLITVVLLLILGGVFLLGFSEAVGVAIPLVAVFLLLNAVVTVAGVVDLLGDSAALSRWTDALTAGGGGFGGIVGPAVIAFPMLVLGLSGFETGVSMMPLVAADGKTAEEKLESRIRNTRKLLTAAALVMSVFLIATSFVTTVLIPADAFKEGGEANGRAMAYLAHHELGEIFGTAYDISSVLILWFAGASAMAGLINIVPRYLPTYGMAPEWGRAVRPVVLVYTAISVLITIAFGADVNAQAGAYATGILAMMVSGAVAVSISAIRRRQRGAAIGFVVLTLVLLYALVENVIEKPDGIAISALFILGIIVVSLVSRVTRTTELRAEHIEFDDEARRFIGDSLAHDGALNIIANKRQGGDHAEYSAKEAEQRGMNPVPGAADVLFLEIDVVDPSEFSNVLQVRGVEVDGYRILRTNSPAAPNAIAAILLTLRDVTGVRPHCYFEWSEGNPLGHLFRYLLLGRGDTAPVVREIIRSSEQDADRRPGIHVGG comes from the coding sequence ATGGGTGTTTCACCCGATTTGACCATTCCGGCGAAGGTCGACAGCCCGGTGCCGCCGAAACCACCGGCTTCCGGGGTCGCCCGGTGGCTGCTGGAGCACCGGGTCGCCCCGGTCGGCCGCGCCGGCGGTGAGGACCACGGGACGCCGCAGGCCTGGTGGAAGGTCATGTGCCTGACCGGCGTCGACTACTTCTCCACGCTCTCCTACCTGCCCGGGATCGCCGCGCTGGCCGCCGGGGCGCTGTCGCCGCTGGCCACGCTGCTCATCGTCGCGCTCACCCTGCTCGGGATGCTGCCGATGTACCGGCGGGTCGCCCGGGAAAGCCCGCACGGGCAGGGCTCGGTCGCGATGCTCGAGAACCTCCTGCCGTTCTGGCGCGGGAAGGTCTTCGTCCTCACCCTGCTCGGGTTCGTGGCCACCTCGTGGATCATCACGATCACGCTGTCCTCGGCCGACGCCACCGTGCACCTGCTGGAGAACCCCTACCTGCCGGGCTTCCTGCACGGCCACGCGGTCCTCATCACCGTCGTGCTGCTGCTGATCCTCGGCGGGGTGTTCCTGCTCGGCTTCAGCGAGGCGGTCGGGGTCGCCATCCCGCTCGTCGCGGTCTTCCTCCTGCTCAACGCCGTGGTCACCGTCGCCGGCGTGGTCGACCTGCTCGGCGACTCCGCGGCCCTCTCCCGCTGGACCGACGCACTGACCGCCGGCGGCGGCGGGTTCGGCGGCATCGTCGGCCCGGCCGTGATCGCCTTCCCGATGCTCGTGCTCGGGCTGTCCGGCTTCGAGACCGGCGTCAGCATGATGCCGCTGGTCGCCGCCGACGGGAAGACCGCGGAAGAGAAGCTGGAGTCGCGCATCCGCAACACGCGGAAGCTGCTCACCGCCGCCGCGCTCGTCATGTCCGTGTTCCTCATCGCGACCAGCTTCGTCACCACCGTGCTGATCCCGGCGGACGCGTTCAAGGAAGGCGGCGAGGCCAACGGCCGCGCCATGGCCTACCTCGCCCACCACGAACTGGGCGAGATCTTCGGCACCGCGTACGACATCAGCAGCGTCCTCATCCTGTGGTTCGCCGGCGCGTCGGCGATGGCCGGGCTGATCAACATCGTGCCGCGGTACCTGCCCACCTACGGCATGGCACCGGAGTGGGGCCGCGCCGTCCGGCCGGTCGTGCTCGTCTACACCGCGATCAGCGTCCTCATCACCATCGCGTTCGGCGCCGACGTGAACGCCCAGGCCGGTGCGTACGCGACCGGCATCCTCGCGATGATGGTCTCGGGCGCGGTCGCGGTCAGCATCTCCGCGATCCGGCGCCGCCAGCGCGGCGCCGCCATCGGCTTCGTCGTCCTGACGCTCGTCCTGCTCTACGCGCTCGTCGAGAACGTCATCGAAAAGCCGGACGGGATCGCCATTTCGGCGCTGTTCATCCTCGGGATCATCGTCGTCTCCCTGGTTTCGCGGGTCACGCGGACCACGGAGCTGCGCGCCGAGCACATCGAGTTCGACGACGAGGCACGCCGGTTCATCGGCGACTCGCTGGCCCACGACGGTGCCCTGAACATCATCGCCAACAAGCGCCAGGGCGGCGACCACGCCGAGTACTCCGCCAAGGAAGCCGAGCAGCGCGGGATGAACCCGGTGCCCGGGGCCGCCGACGTCCTGTTCCTCGAGATCGACGTCGTGGACCCGTCGGAGTTCAGCAACGTGCTGCAGGTGCGGGGCGTCGAGGTCGACGGCTACCGGATCCTGCGCACGAACAGCCCGGCGGCCCCCAACGCGATCGCCGCGATCCTGCTGACCCTGCGCGACGTCACCGGCGTCCGGCCCCACTGCTACTTCGAGTGGTCCGAGGGGAACCCGCTCGGGCACCTCTTCCGCTACCTGCTCCTCGGCCGCGGCGACACCGCCCCGGTCGTCCGGGAGATCATCCGCAGCAGCGAGCAGGACGCCGACCGGCGGCCGGGCATCCACGTCGGCGGCTGA
- a CDS encoding chemotaxis protein CheB → MIPAGRAGRFPVVALVGSAGGLAALSQVLGALPADLPASVLVALHLEPNRTSQLTAILAGRTALRVTEAVDDAELTPGTVLVVPAGRHLLVTSASRIGLLDTGALPPRPSADLLLATLAVTCGPRALAVVLTGKGTDAQAGIRAVVRCGGTVLAQDEATSTEFGMPGAAIGTELVDAVLPLPAIAGAIQDHVGRYSTRPSGFAPLDEGYPP, encoded by the coding sequence GTGATCCCGGCCGGCCGCGCCGGGCGGTTCCCGGTCGTGGCCCTGGTCGGCTCCGCCGGCGGCTTGGCCGCCCTCTCCCAGGTGCTCGGCGCCCTGCCGGCGGACCTCCCGGCGTCGGTGCTCGTCGCACTGCACCTGGAACCGAACCGGACGAGCCAGCTGACCGCGATCCTGGCCGGGCGCACCGCGCTGCGGGTCACCGAAGCCGTGGACGACGCCGAGCTCACCCCCGGCACGGTGCTGGTCGTGCCCGCAGGCCGGCACCTGCTGGTCACCTCCGCGTCGCGGATCGGCTTGCTGGACACCGGTGCGCTGCCGCCGCGGCCGTCGGCCGACCTGCTGCTGGCGACGCTCGCCGTCACGTGCGGTCCGCGTGCGCTGGCCGTCGTCCTGACCGGCAAGGGCACCGACGCCCAGGCGGGGATCCGCGCGGTGGTGCGCTGCGGGGGCACCGTGCTCGCCCAGGACGAGGCCACGTCCACGGAGTTCGGGATGCCCGGCGCCGCGATCGGGACCGAGCTCGTCGACGCCGTGCTGCCCCTGCCCGCGATCGCCGGGGCCATCCAGGACCACGTCGGCCGGTACTCCACACGGCCGAGCGGGTTTGCTCCGCTCGATGAGGGTTACCCGCCGTAG
- a CDS encoding chemotaxis protein CheB, with amino-acid sequence MDVVPPCERDLVVIGASAGGVEALRSVVSGLPADFPAAVLVTMHIAAGTHSVLARILDRAGPLPARTAEHGAAIEAGTVAVAPPDRHLLIEGGSLVLTRGPTENGHRPAVNALFRAAALSAGPKAVGVVLSGVLDDGAAGLRAIVDRGGAAVVQDPADALYGGMPESALAEVDTEYVVRATEIGAVLGELVRTRTGPGEERPPPASLLLEDRIARQGVRLGAFTPTGRHGGSGYTCPDCQGALTEVETTGQYRCRIGHAWSGPALLAAHDSEFQFALQKALRALDEKAALATRLVRQAGGTRPHGLAERYAASAREAADAAETLRRFLLHTTGELGGEAVRR; translated from the coding sequence GTGGACGTCGTGCCGCCCTGCGAACGCGACCTCGTCGTCATCGGCGCGTCGGCCGGCGGAGTGGAAGCTCTGCGCTCGGTGGTTTCCGGGCTGCCCGCCGACTTCCCCGCCGCGGTCCTGGTCACCATGCACATCGCCGCGGGGACGCACAGCGTCCTGGCCCGGATCCTCGACCGCGCGGGGCCGCTACCCGCCCGGACCGCCGAGCACGGGGCGGCGATCGAAGCGGGCACCGTGGCCGTCGCGCCGCCCGACCGCCACCTGCTCATCGAAGGCGGCTCGCTGGTCCTGACCCGGGGACCGACGGAAAACGGTCACCGCCCCGCGGTCAACGCGCTGTTCCGGGCGGCCGCGCTGAGCGCCGGGCCGAAGGCCGTCGGTGTCGTCCTCTCGGGCGTCCTCGACGACGGCGCGGCCGGCTTGCGCGCGATCGTGGACCGGGGCGGCGCCGCCGTGGTCCAGGACCCCGCCGACGCGTTGTACGGCGGCATGCCGGAGAGCGCGCTGGCGGAGGTCGACACCGAGTACGTGGTGCGGGCCACCGAGATCGGCGCGGTCCTCGGGGAACTGGTCCGGACGCGGACCGGGCCGGGCGAAGAGCGGCCGCCGCCGGCTTCCCTCCTGCTGGAGGACCGGATCGCCCGCCAAGGGGTGCGGCTGGGCGCGTTCACCCCCACCGGACGCCACGGCGGATCGGGGTACACGTGCCCGGACTGCCAGGGGGCGCTGACCGAAGTCGAAACGACCGGTCAGTACCGCTGCCGGATCGGGCACGCCTGGTCCGGGCCGGCCCTGCTCGCCGCGCACGACAGCGAATTCCAGTTCGCGCTGCAGAAGGCGCTCCGCGCACTCGACGAGAAGGCGGCCCTGGCCACGAGACTGGTCAGGCAAGCAGGCGGCACGCGTCCGCACGGGCTGGCGGAGCGCTACGCCGCGTCCGCTCGCGAAGCCGCCGACGCGGCGGAGACGCTGCGCCGGTTCCTGCTGCACACGACCGGTGAGCTCGGCGGGGAAGCGGTGCGGCGATGA
- a CDS encoding ATP-binding protein, which yields MTASTVHLAIGHHERATVATVTGELTLLSYPVLRDGLLKIATDAPEGLVADIRGLRLGDASLVSVFSLVAMRIGDWPGIPFTLVADEPGDRLLNRLVVDRYVPVRADLAAATAALRHPVRRRSERTFARVEGSSAQAREFVTGRLAQWEVPELAEDARFIATELVENVLKHTTSEPRLRLDLRRGVCTVAVADLDPRPAVLLERLSPFEPGIGLKLVARMARTWGCSRSWSGGKVVWAVLRRRTRTAG from the coding sequence ATGACGGCCTCGACCGTCCACCTGGCGATCGGCCACCACGAGCGCGCGACCGTCGCGACGGTCACCGGCGAACTGACCCTGCTTTCCTACCCCGTTCTGCGCGACGGCCTGCTCAAGATCGCGACGGACGCGCCGGAGGGCTTGGTGGCCGACATCCGCGGGCTGCGGCTCGGCGACGCGTCCCTGGTGAGCGTCTTTTCCCTGGTCGCCATGCGGATCGGCGACTGGCCGGGCATCCCGTTCACGCTGGTCGCCGACGAGCCCGGCGACCGGCTGCTGAACCGCCTCGTCGTCGATCGCTACGTCCCGGTCCGCGCCGACCTCGCCGCGGCGACGGCGGCCCTGCGGCACCCGGTCCGGCGGCGGAGCGAGCGCACCTTCGCCCGCGTCGAGGGCAGTTCGGCCCAGGCCCGCGAGTTCGTCACCGGCCGGCTGGCCCAGTGGGAGGTGCCCGAACTCGCCGAAGACGCGCGCTTCATCGCGACCGAACTGGTCGAGAACGTCTTGAAGCACACCACTTCGGAGCCGCGGCTGCGCCTGGACCTGCGCCGGGGTGTGTGCACGGTGGCCGTGGCCGACCTGGACCCGCGGCCGGCCGTCCTGCTGGAACGGCTCTCCCCGTTCGAACCCGGCATAGGGCTGAAGCTGGTCGCGCGGATGGCCCGCACGTGGGGCTGCAGCCGGTCGTGGTCGGGCGGGAAAGTCGTCTGGGCGGTTCTCCGCCGTCGTACCCGCACCGCCGGGTAG
- a CDS encoding CheR family methyltransferase, translated as MTEPNEPTGEFESVLAYLKESRGFDFTGYKRSSLMRRVHRRMGQVEIGDYADYIDQLQVNADEFVALFNTILINVTGFFRDPDAWEFLRLHVLPALLAERSPEEPVRVWSAGCAAGQEAYSLAMLFADVLGVEAFRQRVKIYATDVDEEALVQARQAAYTAAEVEGLSEAQLEKYFELQGNRYCFRKDLRRSVIFGRNDLVQDAPISRIDLLTCRNTLMYFNAETQTKILERFHFALAPRGVLFLGKAEMLLSHTRIFEPQELKRRIFRKAVTIPVTLNHFVSPGHQQRRLEEISGIEELREQAFSASPVAQIVVTEGETTALINSQAEVAFGLSERDVGRPLRDLDVSYRPVALRGYVEQARSERRSLRIKDVEWRRAGETVWYEVHVNPLVNKEKALLGVSVVFHDVSWARQLLTELEHTNRQLESAYEELQSTNEELETTNEELQSTVEELETTNEELQSTNEELETMNEELQSTNDELQTINDALRERSLDLDEVNEFLESVLTSIRAGIVVIDSEMRIKAWNRGAEDLWGVRREEAEGTHLLNLDVGLPVAEVRPVVREALADPGYYGELTLDAINRRGRAAVVRLLCSSLPSPKGESHGALLMMEETKADPAE; from the coding sequence GTGACCGAGCCCAACGAGCCCACCGGCGAGTTCGAATCCGTGCTGGCCTACCTCAAGGAATCTCGGGGCTTCGACTTCACGGGGTACAAGCGGAGCAGTCTCATGCGCCGGGTCCACCGCCGGATGGGCCAGGTGGAGATCGGCGACTACGCCGACTACATCGACCAGCTGCAGGTCAACGCCGACGAGTTCGTCGCGCTGTTCAACACCATCCTGATCAACGTGACGGGGTTCTTCCGCGATCCGGACGCGTGGGAATTCCTGCGGCTGCACGTACTGCCCGCGCTGCTCGCCGAGCGCAGCCCCGAGGAACCGGTCCGGGTGTGGAGCGCCGGCTGCGCGGCCGGCCAGGAGGCCTACAGCCTGGCCATGCTGTTCGCCGACGTGCTGGGCGTCGAAGCCTTTCGCCAGCGGGTGAAGATCTACGCCACCGACGTCGACGAAGAGGCGCTGGTGCAGGCCCGGCAGGCGGCCTACACCGCGGCCGAGGTCGAAGGGCTCTCCGAGGCGCAGCTCGAAAAGTACTTCGAGCTGCAGGGCAACCGGTACTGCTTCCGCAAGGACCTGCGCCGCTCGGTCATCTTCGGGCGCAACGACCTGGTGCAGGACGCCCCGATCTCCCGGATCGATCTGCTGACCTGCCGCAACACCCTGATGTACTTCAACGCCGAGACGCAGACCAAGATCCTGGAGCGGTTCCACTTCGCGCTCGCCCCCCGCGGGGTGCTGTTCCTCGGCAAGGCCGAGATGCTGCTGTCGCACACCAGGATCTTCGAGCCCCAGGAGCTCAAGCGGCGGATCTTCCGCAAAGCCGTCACCATCCCGGTCACCCTCAACCACTTCGTCTCGCCCGGCCACCAGCAGCGGCGCCTCGAAGAGATCTCCGGCATCGAGGAACTGCGTGAGCAGGCTTTCTCGGCGAGCCCGGTCGCCCAGATCGTCGTCACCGAAGGCGAAACGACGGCCCTGATCAACTCCCAGGCGGAGGTCGCGTTCGGACTGTCCGAACGCGACGTCGGCCGCCCGCTGCGGGACCTGGACGTCTCCTACCGGCCGGTGGCGCTGCGCGGGTACGTCGAGCAGGCCCGGTCGGAACGGCGGTCGCTGCGGATCAAGGACGTGGAGTGGCGCCGGGCCGGCGAGACCGTGTGGTACGAGGTGCACGTCAACCCGCTGGTGAACAAGGAGAAGGCGCTGCTCGGTGTCTCGGTGGTGTTCCACGACGTCAGCTGGGCGCGCCAGCTGCTCACCGAGCTGGAGCACACGAACCGCCAGCTCGAGTCGGCGTACGAGGAACTGCAGTCCACGAACGAGGAACTCGAGACCACCAACGAAGAACTCCAGTCCACTGTGGAGGAACTGGAGACCACGAACGAAGAGCTCCAGTCCACCAACGAGGAACTGGAGACGATGAACGAGGAGCTGCAGTCCACCAACGACGAGCTGCAGACGATCAACGACGCCCTGCGTGAGCGCAGCCTCGACCTCGACGAGGTGAACGAGTTCCTCGAGTCGGTGCTCACGTCGATCCGGGCCGGCATCGTCGTCATCGATTCCGAGATGCGGATCAAGGCGTGGAACCGCGGCGCGGAGGACCTCTGGGGCGTGCGGCGGGAAGAGGCCGAAGGCACCCACCTGCTGAACCTGGACGTCGGCCTGCCGGTCGCGGAGGTGCGTCCCGTGGTGCGCGAAGCGCTGGCCGACCCCGGCTACTACGGCGAACTGACGCTCGACGCGATCAACCGCCGCGGCCGGGCCGCGGTCGTCCGGCTGCTCTGCAGCTCCCTGCCCAGCCCGAAGGGCGAGAGCCACGGCGCCCTGCTGATGATGGAAGAAACGAAGGCCGACCCGGCCGAGTGA
- a CDS encoding glutamate--tRNA ligase translates to MLDRAVIDALFPADLPEPGHWEERYPARQLPEGALVTRFGPSPTGFVHIGGVYVATIDQDVARRSGGRYLVRVEDTDQSREVEGALEQFERGFRYFHLAADEDSARGGDYGPYQQSARERIYLSYVRELLREGKAYLDFATKDELAAITQRQQATKLPTGYYGSWAIWRDADPADVRAKLDAGAPYVVRFRAPDDTGARARFTDAIRGPLEAEANRNDVVILKSSDQSPRLPTYHFAHAVDDHLMRVNLVIRGDEWISSVPVHQQLFDALGFEPITYAHIAPLMKQEGGSKRKLSKRKDPEASVDFYIEAGYPTEAVLYYLRGLANGRLAELPLEQALAEPINLAECGVAGPLVDLVKLDDISADHIATLSGPAILDAVRTWAERFDKELLAVLDAEPELALRALAVERDGAENPRKDLKKWSEFRAVYGFFFPQLHAAVTGADDERVAALGVDPAVVQAVARDFAAGYQQLDDGGEWFDQIRAVAAKHGFARNAKEFKKDPGAFPGSIREASQIIRIALSGSTRSPDLHAISQALGRDEVLGRIAALTK, encoded by the coding sequence ATGCTGGACCGAGCGGTCATCGACGCCCTCTTCCCTGCCGACCTGCCCGAGCCCGGGCACTGGGAGGAGCGCTACCCCGCCCGGCAACTGCCCGAAGGCGCGCTGGTCACGCGCTTCGGCCCGTCCCCGACCGGGTTCGTGCACATCGGCGGCGTCTACGTCGCCACCATCGACCAGGACGTCGCCCGCCGCTCCGGCGGCCGCTACCTGGTGCGCGTCGAGGACACCGACCAGTCCCGCGAGGTCGAAGGCGCCCTCGAGCAGTTCGAGCGCGGCTTCCGCTACTTCCACCTCGCCGCCGACGAAGATTCCGCGCGCGGCGGCGACTACGGGCCCTACCAGCAGTCCGCCCGCGAGCGGATCTACCTCAGCTACGTGCGTGAGCTCCTCCGCGAAGGCAAGGCGTACCTCGACTTCGCCACCAAGGACGAGCTCGCCGCCATCACCCAGCGGCAGCAGGCCACCAAGCTGCCCACCGGCTACTACGGCAGCTGGGCCATCTGGCGCGACGCCGACCCGGCCGACGTCCGGGCGAAGCTCGACGCCGGCGCCCCGTACGTCGTGCGGTTCCGCGCGCCGGACGACACCGGCGCGCGGGCCCGGTTCACCGACGCCATCCGCGGCCCGCTCGAAGCCGAGGCCAACCGCAACGACGTCGTCATCCTCAAGAGCTCCGACCAGAGCCCGCGGCTGCCGACCTACCACTTCGCGCACGCCGTCGACGACCACCTCATGCGGGTCAACCTGGTGATCCGCGGCGACGAGTGGATCTCGTCGGTGCCGGTGCACCAGCAGCTGTTCGACGCGCTCGGCTTCGAGCCGATCACCTACGCGCACATCGCGCCGCTGATGAAGCAGGAAGGCGGTAGCAAGCGCAAGCTGTCCAAGCGGAAGGACCCGGAGGCGTCCGTCGACTTCTACATCGAAGCCGGCTACCCCACCGAGGCCGTCCTCTACTACCTGCGCGGCCTGGCCAACGGCCGGCTCGCCGAGCTGCCGCTCGAGCAGGCGCTCGCCGAGCCGATCAACCTCGCCGAGTGCGGGGTCGCCGGCCCGCTCGTCGACCTGGTCAAGCTCGACGACATCTCCGCCGACCACATCGCGACACTCTCCGGCCCGGCGATCCTCGACGCGGTCCGCACCTGGGCCGAGCGGTTCGACAAGGAGCTCCTCGCGGTCCTCGACGCCGAGCCGGAGCTCGCGCTGCGGGCGCTCGCCGTCGAGCGCGACGGCGCCGAGAACCCGCGCAAGGACCTGAAGAAGTGGAGCGAGTTCCGCGCCGTCTACGGGTTCTTCTTCCCGCAGCTGCACGCGGCGGTGACGGGGGCGGACGACGAACGCGTCGCCGCGCTCGGTGTCGACCCCGCGGTCGTCCAGGCGGTGGCCCGCGACTTCGCGGCGGGCTACCAGCAGCTCGACGACGGCGGCGAGTGGTTCGACCAGATCCGCGCGGTGGCGGCCAAGCACGGCTTCGCCCGCAACGCCAAGGAGTTCAAGAAGGACCCCGGTGCGTTCCCCGGCTCGATCCGCGAGGCCTCGCAGATCATCCGCATCGCGCTGTCCGGCTCCACGCGCAGCCCGGACCTCCACGCGATCAGCCAGGCGCTGGGCCGGGACGAGGTCCTCGGGCGGATCGCCGCGCTGACGAAGTAG
- a CDS encoding YbaB/EbfC family nucleoid-associated protein translates to MSAQMDELIAQFENFRSKVRQAEARFAGVGDMQERVARLESTATSPDGTVTVVAGAGGTVTDLRLTAGATRVEPGQLAATIMATIRRAVAGAVQQQAGIVDDAFGDSFGVDVSAQVREAQTEAFGTVAPEPASDPQPRQPSRPVRRPAADDDDDFGQGPILRRS, encoded by the coding sequence ATGTCCGCCCAGATGGACGAGCTGATCGCCCAGTTCGAAAACTTCCGGAGCAAGGTGCGGCAGGCCGAGGCCCGCTTCGCCGGCGTCGGTGACATGCAGGAACGGGTCGCGCGGCTGGAGAGCACCGCCACTTCGCCGGACGGGACCGTCACCGTGGTCGCCGGGGCCGGCGGCACCGTGACCGACCTGCGGCTCACCGCCGGGGCGACGCGCGTCGAGCCGGGGCAGCTCGCCGCCACGATCATGGCCACCATCCGGCGGGCGGTGGCCGGGGCCGTGCAGCAGCAGGCCGGGATCGTCGACGACGCCTTCGGCGACTCGTTCGGCGTCGACGTCTCCGCGCAGGTTCGCGAAGCCCAGACCGAGGCGTTCGGAACCGTGGCGCCCGAGCCCGCGTCGGATCCCCAGCCGCGGCAGCCGTCGCGGCCCGTCCGGCGGCCCGCCGCCGACGATGACGACGACTTCGGTCAGGGTCCCATCCTCCGCCGATCCTAG
- a CDS encoding ATP-binding protein, whose amino-acid sequence MRVNWTAASEPGWSLLDVAGAALPQLGAARAWAEGELAELGEEHRADVAIVVGELLENAYVHAGGPGQLRIHRTREPCEVTVAVTDTGTGEPRLRADGRPGGLGLLLVDRLAHDWGVSHHDDGKVVWARIRCPG is encoded by the coding sequence GTGCGAGTCAACTGGACCGCGGCGAGCGAGCCCGGCTGGTCCCTGCTCGACGTGGCCGGAGCGGCGCTGCCGCAGCTGGGCGCCGCACGTGCCTGGGCGGAAGGCGAGCTCGCCGAGCTCGGGGAAGAGCACCGAGCCGACGTGGCGATCGTCGTCGGAGAGCTCTTGGAGAACGCCTACGTGCACGCCGGCGGGCCCGGCCAGCTGCGGATCCACCGCACGCGCGAGCCGTGCGAAGTGACGGTGGCGGTGACCGACACGGGCACCGGCGAGCCCCGGTTGCGGGCGGATGGCCGCCCCGGCGGGCTCGGCCTGCTGCTCGTCGACCGGCTCGCGCACGACTGGGGAGTCAGCCACCACGACGACGGCAAGGTCGTGTGGGCCCGGATCCGCTGCCCCGGGTGA
- a CDS encoding S1 family peptidase, which produces MRRTATTLLAAAAAIGFFSPVSATATTIDGYSSTVQRDAVASLAAEAGISEPAAVALLRTQAASVGTLQQVTASLGARAADGYLDAAAKPVVNVLDEAAADQVRQAGAQAKLVKHSSAALTSAQDALQALPAVAHTSIGLDPKTNQIVLTVADAAKGTGALLEAAGALGDRVRVERVAGEMHTAIYNGEAITGGGTRCSAGFNTNRGGQNYLIDAGHCTRAVSQWNIGPSQGASFPTNDYGLIRNTTGSAPGAVTLWNGSTQRISSAGTATVGQRISKSGSTTHLTSGSVQRLNVTVNYAEGSVYQLIQTNALVNPGDSGGCLFAGSVGLGITSGKGSGTSYFQPVGEALSAYGVTLN; this is translated from the coding sequence ATGCGCAGAACCGCCACGACCCTCCTGGCCGCCGCCGCGGCCATCGGGTTCTTCTCACCCGTCAGCGCGACCGCCACCACCATCGACGGCTACTCGTCGACGGTGCAGCGCGATGCGGTCGCCTCCCTCGCCGCCGAAGCGGGGATCAGCGAGCCCGCCGCCGTCGCCCTGCTGCGCACGCAGGCCGCGAGCGTCGGCACGCTGCAGCAGGTCACCGCCTCCCTCGGGGCCCGTGCCGCGGACGGGTACCTCGACGCGGCCGCGAAGCCGGTCGTCAACGTGCTCGACGAGGCCGCCGCCGACCAGGTCCGCCAAGCCGGCGCGCAGGCCAAGCTGGTCAAGCACTCCAGCGCCGCGCTGACGAGCGCGCAGGACGCGCTGCAGGCGCTGCCCGCGGTCGCGCACACCTCGATCGGGCTCGACCCGAAGACCAACCAGATCGTGCTGACCGTGGCCGACGCGGCCAAGGGCACCGGCGCGCTGCTCGAGGCAGCCGGCGCGCTGGGCGACCGGGTCCGGGTGGAACGCGTCGCCGGCGAGATGCACACCGCGATCTACAACGGCGAAGCCATCACCGGCGGCGGCACCCGCTGTTCGGCGGGCTTCAACACCAACCGCGGCGGCCAGAACTACCTCATCGACGCCGGCCACTGCACCCGCGCGGTGTCGCAGTGGAACATCGGCCCGTCGCAGGGTGCGAGCTTCCCGACCAACGACTACGGCCTGATCCGCAACACGACCGGCAGCGCGCCCGGCGCGGTCACCCTGTGGAACGGCTCCACCCAGCGGATCAGCTCCGCCGGCACCGCGACGGTCGGCCAGCGGATCAGCAAGAGCGGCAGCACGACGCACCTGACGTCGGGCTCGGTCCAGCGCCTGAACGTGACGGTGAACTACGCCGAAGGCTCGGTGTACCAGCTGATCCAGACCAACGCGCTGGTCAACCCCGGCGACTCGGGCGGCTGCCTGTTCGCGGGCAGCGTCGGCCTGGGCATCACGTCCGGCAAGGGCAGCGGGACGTCCTACTTCCAGCCGGTGGGCGAGGCGCTGAGCGCGTACGGCGTGACGCTGAACTGA
- a CDS encoding GlsB/YeaQ/YmgE family stress response membrane protein, giving the protein MGVISWIVLGLIAGLIAKALMPGKDPGGCIITILLGIGGAFVGGWVGKTLFHTDLGTFFDLRTWGLAILGALIILVIYRMAFGRSRRD; this is encoded by the coding sequence GTGGGCGTCATCAGCTGGATCGTGCTCGGGCTCATCGCGGGGTTGATCGCGAAGGCCCTCATGCCGGGCAAGGACCCGGGCGGCTGCATCATCACGATCCTGCTCGGGATCGGCGGCGCCTTCGTCGGCGGCTGGGTCGGCAAGACCCTCTTCCACACCGACCTCGGCACCTTCTTCGACCTGCGCACCTGGGGCCTGGCGATCCTGGGCGCGCTGATCATCCTGGTGATCTACCGGATGGCCTTCGGCCGGAGCCGCCGCGACTGA